A section of the Pseudomonas sp. Q1-7 genome encodes:
- a CDS encoding chromate resistance protein ChrB domain-containing protein, whose amino-acid sequence MKWVTRERPKIDRIACPWLIQRFIDPQPEFLYVPAADVRRVAAEQHAAPYDIPDVELSHDGELCSFDAFLKKYALEDPALRQLATIVRGADTSRLDLTPQSAGLYAISLGLSHNFADDLQMLAHGLVIYDALYAWCKHCQGETHNWPPRM is encoded by the coding sequence ATGAAATGGGTTACCCGCGAACGCCCGAAGATCGACCGCATCGCTTGCCCCTGGCTGATCCAGCGCTTCATCGACCCCCAGCCGGAGTTTCTCTATGTGCCGGCGGCCGATGTGCGGCGCGTGGCCGCCGAGCAGCACGCCGCGCCCTACGATATACCCGATGTCGAACTCAGCCACGACGGCGAACTCTGCAGCTTCGATGCGTTCCTGAAGAAATACGCGCTGGAAGATCCCGCCTTGCGGCAACTGGCGACCATCGTACGCGGCGCCGACACCTCGCGGCTCGACCTCACCCCGCAATCGGCGGGCCTCTATGCCATCTCCCTGGGGCTCTCGCACAACTTCGCCGATGACCTGCAGATGCTGGCTCACGGCCTGGTGATCTACGACGCGCTCTACGCCTGGTGCAAGCACTGCCAAGGCGAAACCCACAACTGGCCGCCCCGGATGTGA
- a CDS encoding rhodanese-like domain-containing protein has product MNRITSCELLEWQTAGRTFTLLDVRREAARAADAAAIPGARWFDPESVFTWKDQVPRDRPVVLYCAHGHEISQGIAATLEAMGLDARYLVDGFSGWRDAGRPTQSL; this is encoded by the coding sequence ATGAACCGAATCACGAGCTGTGAATTGCTGGAGTGGCAAACGGCAGGACGCACCTTCACGCTGCTGGACGTGCGCCGCGAAGCGGCGCGTGCCGCCGACGCGGCGGCCATTCCCGGCGCGCGCTGGTTCGATCCGGAATCGGTGTTCACCTGGAAGGACCAGGTGCCACGGGACAGGCCGGTGGTGCTCTATTGCGCCCACGGCCACGAAATCAGCCAGGGCATCGCCGCGACCCTCGAAGCCATGGGGCTCGACGCGCGCTACCTGGTCGACGGATTCTCCGGCTGGCGCGACGCCGGCCGCCCCACCCAAAGCCTGTAG
- the chrA gene encoding chromate efflux transporter, with translation MSESTVRSTQAPQAGIDRVSLFEAFLFWLKLGFISFGGPAGQISIMHQELVERRRWLSERRFLHALNYCMLLPGPEAQQLATYIGWLMHRTWGGVIAGALFVLPSLFILIALSWVYIAFGEVPVVAGLFYGIKPAVTAIVVQAAHRIGSRALKNNWLWGIAAASFMAIFALNVPFPLIVLGAALIGYFGGRLAPEKFALGGGHGAAAAHYGPALIDDDTPPPAHVRFRWSRLLALLVVGAMLWLLPMGVLTAAFGWQGTLTQMGWFFTKAALLTFGGAYAVLPYVYQGAVGHYGWLTPTQMIDGLALGETTPGPLIMVVAFVGFVGGYVHPMFGADPAFLAGALAATLVTWFTFLPSFLFILAGGPLVESTHGELKFTAPLTGITAAVVGVILNLALFFGYHVLWPQGFSGRFDWPSALIALAAALALFRFKRGVIQVLLACALVGLVVHLLRT, from the coding sequence ATGAGTGAATCCACCGTGCGCAGCACCCAGGCGCCGCAAGCCGGCATCGATCGCGTGAGCCTGTTCGAGGCCTTCCTGTTCTGGCTGAAGCTTGGCTTCATCAGCTTCGGCGGGCCGGCCGGACAGATTTCGATCATGCACCAGGAGCTGGTGGAACGCCGGCGCTGGCTCAGCGAACGGCGCTTCCTCCACGCGCTGAACTACTGCATGTTGCTGCCGGGGCCGGAGGCCCAGCAGCTCGCCACCTACATCGGTTGGCTGATGCACCGCACCTGGGGCGGCGTCATCGCCGGCGCGCTGTTCGTACTGCCGTCGCTGTTCATCCTGATCGCGCTGTCCTGGGTCTACATCGCCTTTGGCGAGGTGCCGGTGGTGGCCGGATTGTTCTACGGCATCAAGCCCGCGGTGACCGCCATCGTCGTCCAGGCCGCCCACCGCATCGGCTCGCGCGCCTTGAAGAACAACTGGTTGTGGGGCATCGCCGCCGCCTCGTTCATGGCCATTTTCGCGCTCAACGTTCCCTTCCCCCTGATCGTGCTCGGCGCCGCCCTGATCGGTTATTTCGGCGGCCGTCTCGCCCCGGAGAAGTTCGCCCTCGGCGGCGGCCACGGCGCGGCGGCCGCCCACTACGGGCCGGCACTGATCGACGACGACACGCCGCCGCCCGCGCACGTGCGCTTCCGCTGGTCGCGCCTGCTGGCGCTGCTGGTCGTCGGCGCCATGCTCTGGCTGCTGCCCATGGGCGTGCTGACGGCTGCCTTTGGCTGGCAGGGCACGCTCACCCAGATGGGCTGGTTCTTCACCAAGGCGGCGCTGCTGACCTTCGGCGGCGCCTATGCGGTGTTGCCCTATGTCTATCAGGGCGCGGTGGGCCACTACGGCTGGCTGACGCCGACGCAAATGATCGATGGCCTGGCGCTGGGGGAAACCACGCCCGGGCCGCTGATCATGGTGGTCGCCTTCGTCGGCTTCGTCGGTGGCTATGTGCACCCCATGTTCGGCGCCGACCCGGCCTTCCTCGCCGGTGCCCTGGCCGCCACCCTGGTTACCTGGTTCACCTTCCTGCCGTCGTTCCTGTTCATTCTCGCCGGTGGCCCGCTGGTGGAATCCACCCATGGCGAGCTGAAATTCACCGCACCGCTGACCGGCATCACCGCTGCGGTGGTGGGGGTGATCCTCAACCTGGCGCTGTTCTTCGGCTACCACGTGCTCTGGCCGCAAGGCTTCTCCGGCCGTTTCGACTGGCCGTCGGCGCTGATCGCCCTGGCTGCGGCGCTCGCCCTGTTCCGCTTCAAGCGGGGCGTCATCCAGGTGCTGCTGGCCTGCGCGCTGGTCGGGCTGGTGGTGCATCTACTGCGTACCTGA
- a CDS encoding chromate resistance protein ChrB domain-containing protein yields the protein MSTWLSLIIGLPTANSTARMRAWRAVKASGAAVLRDGVYLLPDTAECREALGAIERDILSINGTAYLLPIQDPQGERFIPLFDRSEDYASLSADIEACRSQLTADNALASTRQIRKLRKAFAQLASIDFFPGPARQQVDAALQTLETAVSRALSADEPGSRDQPIPVLNPQDYRGRLWATRKRPWVDRLASAWLIRRFIDHDARILWLDAPQDCPPDALGFDFDGATFSHVGNRVTFETLQASFELDSPSLGKVAALVHYLDVGGVQPAEAAGIERLLAGLRESISDDDQLLTAASAVFEGLLAAFANEEKNHE from the coding sequence ATGAGTACTTGGCTCAGCCTGATCATCGGACTGCCCACGGCGAACTCCACCGCCCGCATGCGGGCCTGGCGCGCGGTCAAGGCCAGCGGCGCGGCGGTGTTGCGCGATGGCGTGTATCTCCTGCCGGACACCGCCGAGTGCCGGGAGGCGCTCGGCGCCATCGAGCGCGACATCCTGTCGATCAACGGCACCGCCTACCTGTTGCCCATCCAGGACCCGCAGGGCGAGCGTTTCATTCCGCTGTTCGACCGTAGCGAGGACTACGCCAGCCTGAGCGCCGATATCGAGGCGTGCCGCAGCCAATTGACCGCCGACAACGCCCTGGCCTCTACCCGGCAGATTCGCAAGCTGCGCAAGGCCTTCGCGCAACTGGCGAGCATCGATTTCTTCCCCGGTCCGGCCCGGCAGCAGGTGGATGCGGCGTTGCAGACGCTGGAAACCGCCGTCAGCCGCGCCTTGTCGGCCGACGAGCCCGGCAGCCGCGACCAGCCGATCCCGGTGCTCAACCCTCAGGACTACCGGGGCCGTCTCTGGGCGACCCGCAAGCGCCCCTGGGTCGATCGCCTGGCCAGTGCCTGGCTGATCCGCCGCTTCATCGATCACGACGCGCGCATCCTCTGGCTGGACGCCCCCCAGGACTGCCCGCCGGATGCCCTCGGCTTCGATTTCGATGGCGCCACTTTCAGCCACGTCGGCAACCGCGTCACGTTCGAGACCCTGCAAGCCAGCTTCGAGCTGGATTCGCCGTCCCTGGGAAAAGTCGCCGCCCTGGTGCACTACCTGGACGTAGGCGGTGTCCAGCCGGCGGAAGCGGCGGGCATCGAGCGGCTGCTGGCGGGCCTGCGGGAAAGCATCAGCGATGACGATCAGCTTCTGACCGCCGCCAGCGCCGTGTTCGAGGGCCTGCTGGCTGCCTTTGCCAATGAAGAGAAGAACCATGAGTGA
- a CDS encoding DUF3147 family protein — MSWIITKYVLTAGIVVLVSELAKRSDKLGGLVAALPLVTVLTLIWLYVEQQSPEKISNHAWYTFWYVVPTLPMFLAFPLLLPRLGFWPTLICSIVITMVCFGLFALFVRRFGIELL; from the coding sequence ATGTCCTGGATCATCACCAAATATGTCCTCACCGCCGGAATCGTGGTTCTGGTGTCCGAGCTCGCCAAACGCAGTGACAAGCTGGGCGGGCTCGTGGCGGCGCTGCCATTGGTGACCGTTCTGACGCTGATATGGCTCTATGTCGAGCAGCAGAGCCCGGAGAAGATCTCGAACCACGCCTGGTACACCTTTTGGTATGTGGTGCCGACGCTACCGATGTTCCTGGCGTTTCCGCTGTTGCTTCCCCGTCTGGGGTTCTGGCCGACGCTGATCTGCAGCATCGTCATCACGATGGTGTGCTTTGGGCTGTTCGCCCTGTTCGTGCGGCGGTTCGGCATCGAGCTGCTATGA
- a CDS encoding metal-sensing transcriptional repressor: MSKTELTHEHIHQSHVAIVKRLKRAEGHLRSIVTMIEGGRACVDIAQQLHAVEKAICQAKRTLIQDHIDHCLEDTVGALTSGEKAPLEEFKQITKYL, from the coding sequence TTGAGCAAGACCGAACTTACGCACGAGCACATCCACCAATCGCATGTCGCCATCGTCAAGCGGTTGAAGCGCGCCGAAGGTCACCTGCGCAGTATCGTCACGATGATCGAAGGTGGGCGGGCCTGTGTCGACATCGCCCAGCAACTCCACGCCGTGGAGAAAGCAATCTGCCAGGCCAAGCGCACGCTCATTCAGGATCACATCGACCATTGCCTTGAAGACACGGTCGGCGCACTGACCAGTGGTGAGAAAGCGCCATTGGAAGAGTTCAAGCAGATCACCAAATACCTCTGA
- a CDS encoding GNAT family N-acetyltransferase yields the protein MNTRIELAVNPGEDERAAILRPLRAHNLSRAGDPNAETIALLVHDEHTQEVIGGLYGEIFYRWLFIELLAIPEQSKGQGIGTRLMEMAEDVAREKGCVGIWLDTFDFQAPAFYQKQGYTEFGHLDDFPPGHKRFFFQKRLV from the coding sequence ATGAATACCCGTATCGAACTGGCGGTAAACCCTGGAGAAGACGAGCGCGCGGCGATACTCAGGCCCTTGCGGGCTCATAACCTTTCCCGAGCGGGCGATCCAAACGCGGAAACCATTGCCCTCCTGGTTCACGATGAACACACCCAGGAAGTCATCGGTGGTCTTTATGGCGAAATTTTTTATCGCTGGTTGTTCATCGAGTTGTTGGCCATACCTGAACAATCGAAAGGACAAGGCATTGGCACACGCTTGATGGAGATGGCCGAAGACGTTGCCCGTGAAAAAGGCTGCGTCGGAATCTGGCTCGATACTTTTGATTTTCAAGCGCCGGCGTTCTACCAGAAACAGGGTTACACCGAATTCGGTCACCTCGACGATTTCCCGCCGGGACATAAGCGCTTCTTTTTCCAGAAGCGATTGGTCTAG
- the osmE gene encoding osmotically-inducible lipoprotein OsmE codes for MNTRQLTVIVALAAVGGCIGNPLIYRDQPLVAKVEMGMSKRQVLAIGGEPAMTMARTARPGTCFEYLFTHQGERQPYMVSFDANDRVDHKDFRTCAFWEQEQEDAKVPFYMDPGYGK; via the coding sequence ATGAACACGCGGCAATTGACAGTGATCGTAGCGCTCGCGGCGGTTGGCGGCTGCATCGGCAACCCCTTGATCTATCGCGACCAACCACTGGTGGCAAAGGTCGAAATGGGGATGAGCAAGCGGCAGGTCCTTGCAATCGGTGGTGAACCCGCCATGACCATGGCACGCACGGCGCGCCCCGGCACGTGCTTTGAATATCTGTTCACCCACCAGGGCGAGCGCCAGCCGTACATGGTCAGCTTCGATGCCAACGACAGAGTGGATCACAAGGACTTCCGAACCTGCGCCTTCTGGGAGCAGGAGCAGGAAGACGCCAAGGTGCCGTTCTATATGGACCCCGGCTATGGCAAGTGA
- a CDS encoding cupin domain-containing protein has translation MSSHHHPQQPINLLQKLSLVTEQWSPKVIAEMNDYQFKVVRIQGDFIWHSHADTDEAFFVLEGQLRIDFRDRQVTLGSGELFVVPKGVEHKPYAEQEVMLMLIEPRGVVNTGDEGGDRTAASDVWI, from the coding sequence ATGTCCAGCCATCACCATCCCCAGCAACCGATCAATCTCCTTCAAAAGCTGTCGCTGGTCACCGAGCAGTGGTCACCCAAAGTCATCGCAGAAATGAACGACTACCAGTTCAAGGTCGTACGCATTCAAGGCGACTTCATCTGGCACTCCCACGCGGATACGGACGAAGCCTTCTTTGTGCTGGAGGGGCAGTTGCGCATCGACTTCCGCGATCGGCAGGTGACGCTCGGCAGTGGCGAACTGTTCGTCGTGCCGAAAGGCGTCGAACACAAACCCTATGCCGAGCAGGAAGTGATGCTGATGCTCATAGAGCCCCGTGGCGTCGTGAATACCGGCGACGAGGGTGGGGACCGCACAGCCGCGAGTGATGTCTGGATATAG
- a CDS encoding AraC family transcriptional regulator — translation MSAGTSRRDWVLHSYFPSKVERIEAYFTGHGYEPHRHDTYAIGRTLSGVQSFRYRGAMRHSLPGGALVLHPDELHDGMAGTDEGFRYRMLYVDPVLIQQALGGKALPFIAGGLSNDVRILRATDTFLQAMEHPVESLEEDDALHDLAHALEAAANSRRGRRAPDYQAAERARTYILDMNGASITMDALEQVSGRDRCGLSRDFRALFGTSPYRYVTMRRLDICRDLLLAGSSLADAAVCAGFYDQSHMTRHFVHAFGLSPARWLSLLKSR, via the coding sequence ATGAGCGCAGGTACCAGCCGGCGAGACTGGGTGCTTCACAGTTATTTTCCGAGCAAGGTGGAGCGAATCGAGGCCTATTTCACCGGCCACGGCTACGAGCCCCATCGGCATGACACCTATGCCATCGGCCGCACACTGTCCGGCGTGCAGAGCTTTCGTTATCGCGGAGCCATGCGGCACAGCCTCCCCGGCGGGGCGCTGGTGCTCCATCCGGATGAACTTCACGACGGCATGGCCGGCACCGACGAAGGCTTCCGTTACCGCATGCTCTATGTGGACCCGGTGCTGATCCAGCAGGCGCTGGGCGGCAAAGCGCTGCCCTTCATCGCGGGTGGCCTGTCCAATGACGTACGCATCCTCCGGGCAACCGATACCTTCCTGCAGGCCATGGAACACCCGGTCGAATCATTGGAAGAGGACGACGCCCTCCATGATCTTGCGCACGCGCTGGAGGCCGCCGCCAACAGCCGCCGGGGGCGTCGCGCCCCGGACTACCAGGCCGCCGAGCGCGCCCGCACGTACATCCTCGATATGAACGGTGCGAGCATCACGATGGATGCGCTGGAGCAGGTCAGCGGGCGCGACCGCTGCGGCCTGTCCCGAGACTTTCGCGCGCTGTTCGGCACCAGCCCCTATCGGTATGTGACGATGCGGCGCCTGGATATCTGCCGTGACCTTCTGCTGGCCGGCTCGAGCCTGGCCGACGCGGCTGTCTGCGCGGGGTTCTACGATCAGAGCCACATGACACGCCACTTCGTTCACGCCTTCGGACTGTCGCCGGCGCGCTGGCTGTCGCTGCTGAAGTCCCGCTAG
- the cmk gene encoding (d)CMP kinase: MNANLPVIAIDGPSGSGKGTVAGRLAKRLGWHLLDSGALYRLLAFAARNHGVDLTNEEALKVLAAHLDVQFNAKAGGGQSIVLEGEDVTDVIRSEQVGAGASQVAALPAVREALLQRQRAFLEAPGLVADGRDMGTVVFPQAQLKIFLTASAAERARRRYLQLKDKGMEADQDALLKEIQERDERDSQRSVAPLKPAPDAIILDSTSLSIDEVQDKILEAFAALGLDD; the protein is encoded by the coding sequence ATGAACGCCAACCTGCCTGTGATCGCCATCGACGGCCCCAGCGGTTCCGGCAAGGGCACCGTCGCCGGCCGCCTGGCCAAGCGCCTTGGCTGGCACCTGCTGGATTCCGGCGCGCTGTACCGCCTGCTGGCCTTCGCCGCGCGCAACCACGGCGTCGACCTGACCAACGAGGAAGCGCTCAAGGTCCTGGCGGCGCACCTGGACGTGCAGTTCAACGCCAAGGCCGGCGGTGGCCAGAGCATCGTGCTGGAAGGCGAAGACGTTACCGACGTGATCCGCTCCGAGCAGGTCGGCGCCGGCGCCTCCCAGGTCGCCGCGCTGCCCGCCGTGCGCGAGGCCCTGCTGCAACGCCAGCGGGCCTTCCTTGAAGCCCCCGGCCTGGTGGCCGACGGCCGCGACATGGGCACCGTCGTCTTCCCCCAGGCGCAGCTGAAGATTTTCCTTACCGCCAGCGCCGCAGAGCGTGCCCGCCGCCGCTACCTGCAGCTCAAGGACAAGGGAATGGAGGCCGATCAGGACGCCCTGCTGAAGGAAATCCAGGAGCGTGACGAGCGTGACAGCCAGCGCTCCGTGGCCCCGCTGAAACCGGCTCCGGACGCGATCATCCTCGACTCCACCAGCCTCAGCATCGACGAAGTGCAGGACAAGATCCTCGAAGCCTTCGCCGCCCTCGGCCTGGACGATTGA
- a CDS encoding bifunctional prephenate dehydrogenase/3-phosphoshikimate 1-carboxyvinyltransferase — protein MTLQQGTPIFGRLVVIGLGLIGGSFAKGLREKGLFAEVLGVDKDPESCRIAVETGVVDRCENDLAAACHGADVIQLAVPILAMEKLLAELSNLDLGNAVLTDVGSAKGNVVRAARRAFDGMPPRFVPGHPIAGSEKSGVEAANASLFRRHKVILTPVENTDQAALQSVDRLWRALGADVEHMEVEHHDEVLAATSHLPHLLAFGLVDSLAKRSENLEIFRYAAGGFRDFTRIAGSDPVMWHDIFLANREAVLRILDAFRADLDALRGAVDAGDGHELLGVFTRARFAREHFSKILARRAYVDAMHNNDLIYLAQPGGQLAGRIRVPGDKSISHRSIMLGSLAVGTTEVEGFLEGEDALATLQAFRDMGVVIEGPHHGRVTIHGVGLHGLKPPPGPLYLGNSGTSMRLLSGLLAAQPFDTTLTGDASLTKRPMNRVAKPLREMGAVIETGAEGRPPLTIRGGQRLTGMSYEMPMASAQVKSCLLLAGLYAAGETAVTEPAPTRDHTERMLQGFGYPVNVDGNTATVESGHQLSACKIEVPADISSAAFFLVAASIAEGSELVLEHVGINPTRTGVIDILKLMGGDITLENPREVGGEPVADIRVRAAKLKGIDIPEDLVPLAIDEFPVLFVAAACAEGRTVLRGAEELRVKESDRIQVMADGLQTLGVKAEPTPDGIVIEGGPMGGGEVWSHGDHRIAMSFSVASLRASAPIRIHDCANVATSFPNFLGLAAQTGIRVAEEGQA, from the coding sequence ATGACCCTGCAACAGGGCACCCCTATCTTCGGGCGCCTGGTGGTGATCGGCCTCGGACTGATCGGCGGCTCCTTCGCCAAGGGCCTGCGCGAGAAGGGCCTGTTCGCCGAAGTGCTGGGCGTCGACAAGGACCCGGAATCCTGCCGCATCGCCGTCGAGACCGGCGTGGTCGATCGCTGCGAGAACGACCTCGCCGCGGCCTGCCATGGCGCCGACGTGATTCAACTGGCCGTGCCCATCCTCGCCATGGAAAAGCTCCTTGCCGAACTCTCCAACCTTGACCTGGGCAATGCCGTGCTGACCGACGTCGGCAGCGCCAAGGGCAACGTGGTGCGCGCCGCGCGCCGGGCCTTCGACGGCATGCCGCCGCGCTTCGTCCCCGGCCACCCCATCGCCGGCTCGGAGAAGAGCGGGGTGGAGGCGGCCAACGCCAGCCTGTTCCGTCGGCACAAGGTCATCCTCACCCCGGTGGAGAACACCGATCAGGCCGCGCTGCAGTCCGTCGACCGGCTCTGGCGTGCCCTGGGGGCAGACGTCGAACATATGGAAGTCGAGCACCATGACGAAGTGCTCGCCGCGACCAGCCACCTGCCGCACCTGCTGGCATTCGGCCTGGTCGACTCGCTGGCCAAGCGCAGCGAGAACCTGGAAATCTTCCGCTACGCCGCCGGCGGCTTCCGCGACTTCACGCGGATCGCCGGCAGCGACCCGGTGATGTGGCACGACATCTTCCTCGCCAACCGCGAGGCGGTGCTGCGCATCCTGGACGCATTTCGCGCCGACCTCGACGCCCTGCGCGGCGCGGTCGACGCAGGGGATGGGCATGAATTGCTGGGCGTGTTCACCCGCGCCCGCTTCGCCCGCGAGCATTTCAGCAAAATCCTGGCCCGCAGGGCCTATGTGGACGCCATGCATAACAACGACCTGATCTACCTCGCCCAGCCCGGTGGCCAACTCGCCGGTCGCATCCGCGTACCGGGCGACAAGTCCATTTCCCACCGTTCCATCATGCTCGGCTCCCTGGCCGTCGGCACCACCGAGGTCGAAGGCTTCCTCGAAGGCGAAGACGCCCTGGCCACCTTGCAGGCCTTCCGCGACATGGGTGTCGTCATCGAAGGCCCGCACCACGGCCGCGTGACCATCCACGGCGTCGGCCTGCACGGCCTCAAGCCGCCGCCCGGCCCGCTGTACCTCGGTAATTCCGGCACCTCCATGCGCCTGCTCAGCGGCCTGCTGGCGGCCCAGCCGTTCGACACCACCCTGACCGGCGACGCCTCCCTCACCAAGCGCCCGATGAACCGCGTGGCCAAGCCGCTGCGCGAGATGGGCGCGGTGATCGAGACCGGCGCCGAAGGCCGTCCGCCGCTGACCATCCGCGGCGGCCAGCGCCTGACCGGCATGAGCTACGAAATGCCCATGGCCAGCGCCCAGGTGAAATCCTGCCTGCTGCTCGCCGGCCTCTACGCCGCCGGTGAAACCGCCGTCACCGAGCCGGCGCCGACCCGCGACCACACCGAACGCATGCTGCAAGGCTTCGGCTACCCGGTGAACGTGGACGGCAACACCGCCACCGTCGAGAGCGGCCACCAGCTCAGCGCCTGCAAGATCGAAGTACCGGCCGACATTTCCTCGGCGGCCTTCTTCCTGGTAGCCGCAAGCATCGCCGAAGGCTCCGAACTGGTGCTGGAACACGTGGGCATCAACCCCACCCGCACCGGCGTGATCGACATCCTCAAGCTCATGGGCGGCGACATCACCCTGGAGAACCCGCGTGAAGTGGGCGGCGAGCCGGTGGCCGACATCCGCGTGCGCGCGGCCAAGCTGAAAGGCATCGACATTCCCGAAGACCTGGTTCCGCTGGCCATCGACGAATTCCCCGTGCTCTTCGTCGCCGCCGCCTGCGCCGAAGGTCGCACCGTGCTGCGTGGCGCGGAAGAACTGCGGGTGAAGGAGTCCGACCGCATCCAGGTCATGGCCGACGGCCTGCAGACCCTGGGCGTGAAGGCCGAACCGACCCCGGACGGCATCGTCATCGAAGGCGGCCCGATGGGCGGCGGCGAAGTCTGGAGCCACGGCGACCACCGTATCGCCATGTCCTTCAGCGTCGCCTCGCTGCGCGCCAGCGCGCCGATCCGCATCCATGACTGCGCCAACGTCGCCACGTCTTTCCCGAACTTCCTCGGCCTCGCGGCCCAGACCGGCATCCGCGTTGCGGAAGAGGGCCAGGCATGA
- the hisC gene encoding histidinol-phosphate transaminase, with product MSCDFLALAQPGVQKLSPYVPGKPVDELARELDLDPAGIVKLASNENPLGPSPKALEAIRAELAELTRYPDGNGFELKRRLAERCGVTPAQVTLGNGSNDILDLVARAYLAPGLNAVFSEHAFAVYPIATQAVGATGKVVPAKDYGHDLPAMLAAIDANTRVVFVANPNNPTGTWFGPAALEDFLAKVPESVLVVLDEAYIEYAEGDDLPDGLNYLARYPNLLVSRTFSKAYGLASLRVGYGLSSAQVADVLNRVRQPFNVNSLALAAACAALDDAEYLAESRRVNDAGMAQLEAGFRALGLSWIPSKGNFIAVDFGRDAAPINQGMLREGVILRPVAGYGMPTFLRVSIGLPEENARCLEALAKVLGRG from the coding sequence ATGAGCTGTGACTTCCTCGCCCTTGCCCAGCCGGGCGTGCAGAAACTTTCGCCCTACGTGCCCGGCAAGCCGGTGGATGAACTGGCCCGCGAGCTGGACCTCGACCCCGCCGGCATCGTCAAGCTGGCCAGCAACGAGAACCCGCTCGGTCCAAGCCCCAAGGCCCTCGAGGCCATTCGCGCCGAGCTGGCCGAACTGACCCGCTACCCGGACGGCAACGGCTTCGAACTCAAGCGTCGCCTGGCCGAGCGCTGCGGCGTGACGCCGGCCCAGGTCACCCTGGGCAACGGTTCCAACGACATCCTCGACCTGGTGGCCCGCGCCTACCTGGCCCCTGGTCTGAACGCCGTATTCAGTGAGCACGCCTTCGCCGTCTACCCCATTGCCACCCAGGCCGTGGGCGCCACCGGCAAGGTCGTACCCGCGAAGGACTACGGCCACGACCTGCCGGCCATGCTGGCGGCCATCGACGCCAACACCCGTGTGGTGTTCGTCGCCAACCCGAACAACCCCACCGGCACCTGGTTCGGTCCGGCGGCGCTGGAAGACTTCCTCGCCAAGGTTCCGGAGAGCGTCCTGGTGGTGCTGGACGAGGCCTACATCGAGTACGCCGAGGGCGATGACCTGCCTGACGGCCTGAACTACCTGGCCCGCTACCCGAACCTGCTGGTGTCCCGCACCTTCTCCAAGGCCTACGGCCTGGCGTCGCTGCGTGTGGGCTACGGCCTGTCCAGCGCCCAGGTGGCGGATGTGCTGAACCGCGTGCGCCAGCCGTTCAACGTCAACAGCCTGGCCCTGGCTGCCGCCTGCGCCGCGCTGGACGACGCCGAGTACCTGGCCGAGAGCCGCCGCGTCAATGACGCCGGCATGGCCCAGCTGGAAGCGGGCTTCCGCGCCCTGGGGCTGTCCTGGATTCCCTCCAAGGGCAACTTCATCGCCGTGGACTTCGGCCGCGATGCCGCGCCGATCAACCAGGGCATGCTGCGCGAAGGCGTGATCCTGCGCCCCGTGGCCGGTTACGGCATGCCCACCTTCCTGCGCGTCTCCATCGGCCTGCCGGAGGAGAACGCCCGTTGCCTGGAGGCACTGGCCAAGGTGCTGGGCCGTGGCTGA